TGTGGCTGTGGCCGCCACGGCAACGCCTGCGATGAGCCTTTTCGTCTTCATGGAATATCTCCCTGCCTTCCCCAATCCGTGCCTTGAGCCGTAGCGGCCCGGCGCTTGTTCCGATTTTCATCCGGATGCGGCGATCGTCACGGTTTGAGCTGTGACTGGTCCGGACCGCGAACAACCTCAGTCGCGCTGGCCCAACGCCTGTCGTCCCGCGTGTAACTGACCATAATTCAAGCTGTTTTTGATTGAACGTTCAATCAAAAATGTTAATTTCGCAGCGAAGTCGGATTCTGCCTCGCGGGACTCGGGGCCTGGCCGATAGGAAAACGCCGGTTCGGGACGGCAGATTCGGGACGGCAGAGATGCCAAAGCTCGGCATGGAACGGCTACGTCGGCGCCAACTGATCGAGGCGACGATCGACACGATCCACGAAGTCGGCTTCGCCGCCGCCAGCCTGCAAGCCATCGCCAAGCGCGCCGGCGTCTCGCCCGGCTTGGTGGCCCACTACTTCACCGACAAGAACGGCCTGCTGGAAGCGACCTTGCGCGCCCTCTTCGAAGACCTGAACCGAGACCTGGTCGCGCGCCTGACGGCGGCAAGGACTCCTCGTGCGCGCATGGAGGCGGTGATCGACGCGAACCTGGCGACCAATCAGTTCGACCCGCGCCTCGCCAAGGTCTGGCTCGCCTTCTGGGCGCAGTCCCTGCATGTCCCAGCCCTGGAGCGCATTCAGCGCGTCTATCAACGGCGTATGTTCGCCAATCTCTTCCACGCCGCGAAGCAGCTCATGCGAGAGCGCCCGGCACGCGATCTCGCCGAGGGCCTGGCCGGACTGATCGACGGCCTCTGGCTGCGCGCCACCCTGGCCGGCGGCCGGCCGGGCAGCAGCTCCGCGCGGCGGATCGTCCGCGACTATCTGCACACCCAACTCGCACGGGAGCCCGTCGATGCCTGACGCGACCCTTCTGCCGACCCTCACGACCCAGAAGGCCTGGATCGGCGGCCACCCGCTCGACAACGGCGACGGCCGAACCTTCGAGACCCTCAACCCGGCGACCAACCAAGCGCTCTGCGACGTACAGATCTCCGGCGCCGCCGAGATCGAAGCGGCGGTCGCGGCGGCGGAAGCCGGCTTCGCCGCCTGGTCCGACATGGGCGGCACGGCCCGAGGCCGCGTGCTGAAACGCGCGGCCGATCTTCTGCGCGCACGCAATCGCGAGCTGGCGGTCCTGGAGACGCTGGACAGTGGGAAGCCGATTTCGGAGTCGGAGACGGTCGACGTTCACTCCGGCGCCGACTGCCTGGAGTACTACGGCGGGCTGGCGGCGACGCTGGGCGGAGAGCACGTCGATCTGGGCGCCGAATGGAACCACAGTTTCTTCTACACGCGGCGGGAGCCGCTCGGGATCTGCGCCGGGATCGGCGCCTGGAACTACCCGCTCCAGATCGCCTGCTGGAAAGCCGCGCCGGCCCTGGCCTGCGGCAACGCCATGATCTTCAAGCCGGCGGAACTGACACCCTTGACCGCGTTGAAGCTAGCCGAGGTCTTCAAGGAGGCCGGACTGCCGGACGGCGTGTTCAACGTGGTCCAGGGCTTCGCGGAGACCGGGCAGTTGCTGACGCGGCACGAGCGGATCGCCAAGGTTTCTCTGACCGGTGAAGTCGGGACCGGAAAGAAGGTGATGGCCGACGCCGCCAAGACCCTCAAGGAAGTCACCTTGGAATTGGGCGGCAAGTCGCCGCTGATCGTCTTCGCCGACGCCGATCTCGACAACGCCGTCTCGGCCGCGCTGCTGGCGAACTTCTTTACCCAGGGCGAGATCTGCTCGAACGGCACCCGCGTCTTCGTCGAAGCCCCCGTCAAGGATGCCTTTCTGGAGAAGCTGGTCGCCCGCACGAAGGCCATGCGGATCGGCGATCCGATGGACCCCGCGACCCAGGTGGGGGCGCTGATCTCGGCGGAACACCGCGACAAGGTGCTTGCCTACGTCCAGGCCGGCGTCGCAGCCGGCGCCAGGCTGGTCGCGGGCGGCGGCGCGCCGGAGGAGCCGGCCCTGGCCAACGGCAACTACATGGCGCCGGCCATCTTCGACGGCTGCAACGACGAGATGAGCATCGTGCGCGAGGAAGTCTTCGGCCCCCTGCTCTCCCTCCTCACCTTTACCGAGGAAGAGGAGGTCGTCGCCCGCGCGAACGCGACGCCCTTCGGTCTGGCAGCCGGCATCTTCACCCGCGACCTGAGACGCGCGCACCGGGTGATCGCCCGGCTGCAGGCGGGCACGTGCTGGATCAACACCTACAACCTCACGCCCATCGAAATGCCCTTCGGCGGCTACCGGCAATCCGGTCTCGGCCGCGAGAACGGCCGGGCCGCGATCGAACACTACAGCCAACTGAAATCCGTCTACGTCGAGATGGGCGACGTCGACTCTCCTTATTGAGACTCTCGAGATAGAAGACAAAAAAATGCGCGAGCAAGCCTACGACTACGTCATCGTCGGGGCCGGTTCGGCCGGCTGCGTGCTGGCCGCCCGGCTGAGCGAAGATCCCGCCGTCTCCGTGCTGCTGCTGGAGGCCGGCGGCCCGGACCGCGGCCTGATGTCTTGGATGATCCATATGCCGGCGGCCCTGGCCGAACCGCTGAAGGGCAAACGCTACAACTGGGCCTACCAGTCCGAGCCCGAGCCCTACATGGACGGCCGGCAGATCTATCAGCCGCGCGGCCGCGTGATCGGCGGATCGAGTTCGATCAACGGCATGGCCTACGTGCGCGGACACGCGCGCGACTACGACCGCTGGGCACAGAAAGGCTTGCGGGGCTGGGACTACAGTCATGTGCTGCCTTACTTCCGCAAGGCGGAGACGCACGAAGCGGGCGAGGACGCCTATCACGGCGGCGATGGCCCGCTTCGGGTGACGGCGGGCCGACTCGATCACCCCCTCTACAACGCCTGGATCGAAGCCGGCCGGCAAGCAGGCTACCCCATTACCGAAGATATGAACGGCGCACAGCAGGAGGGGCTGTCGCGCCTGGACCGCACCACCTGGGCCGGCGAGCGCTGGTCGGCCGCTAAGGGCTACCTGCAGCCGGCGACGACCCGGCCGAACCTGAGCGTGATCGACCGCGCCCTGGTCACCAAGATCGGGGTCGAGGGCGGCCGCGCGACCGGCGTGACCTACAAGCGCCGCGGCCTGGAACGGTCCGTCCGGGCCGAGCGCGAGGTGATCCTGGCGGGCGGCGCGATCAACTCGCCGCAACTGCTGCTGCTCTCCGGCATCGGCCCGGCCGACGAGCTGCGCGCGCTGGGGATCGAGATCGTGGCGGACCGCCCCGGCGTTGGCGACAACCTGCAGGACCATCTGGAGGTCTACGTCCAGCACGCCTGCACGAAACCGGTGACCCTCTACCCGTCGCTCAAACCCTGGAACAAGCTGAAGATCGGCATGGACTGGGTGTTCTTCCGCAAGGGCCTCGGCACCACCAGCCACTTCGAGGCCGGTGGCTTCATTCGCAGCCGCGCCGGCGTCGAGCACCCCGATCTGCAGTATCACTTCCTGCCCATCGCCATAAACTACGACGGCAGCAGCCCGGCCGGCGGTCACGGCTTCCAGGCCCATGTCGGGCCGGTGCGGCCGACGAGCCGCGGCAAGCTGAAGCTCCGTTCCGCCGACCCGAAGGCGGCGCCCTCGATCCTGTTCAACTATATGGCCAGCGAGCAGGATCGCCGGGAGATGCGCGAAGGCATCAAGCTGACCCGTGAAATCTTCGCGCAAGCGGCCTTCGACCCTCTGCGTGGAGCGGAACTGAGCCCAGGCCCGACCGTCACCAGTGACGCGGACCTGGACGCCTTCGTGCGCGCCGAGGGCGAGAGCGCCTACCACCCCTCCTGCACTTGCAAGATGGGCCCCGACAGCGATCCCCTGGCGGTGGTCGACGGCGCCGGTCGGGTCTATGGGGTCGAGGGGCTGCGCGTGGTGGACGCCTCGATCATGCCGGACATCGTCAGCGGCAATCTCAATGCACCCACCGTGATGCTGGCCGAGAAGATCGCCGACGACCTCCGCGGGCGCCAGGCCCTGCCTCCCTCGGAAGCGGCCGTCTGGATCCACCCGCAGTGGGAAAGCCAGCAGCGCTAGGACGGGCTGCCGGTCGTCAGATTCCGAAGGCGAACAACAGGACGA
This genomic stretch from Algihabitans albus harbors:
- the betB gene encoding betaine-aldehyde dehydrogenase, which produces MPDATLLPTLTTQKAWIGGHPLDNGDGRTFETLNPATNQALCDVQISGAAEIEAAVAAAEAGFAAWSDMGGTARGRVLKRAADLLRARNRELAVLETLDSGKPISESETVDVHSGADCLEYYGGLAATLGGEHVDLGAEWNHSFFYTRREPLGICAGIGAWNYPLQIACWKAAPALACGNAMIFKPAELTPLTALKLAEVFKEAGLPDGVFNVVQGFAETGQLLTRHERIAKVSLTGEVGTGKKVMADAAKTLKEVTLELGGKSPLIVFADADLDNAVSAALLANFFTQGEICSNGTRVFVEAPVKDAFLEKLVARTKAMRIGDPMDPATQVGALISAEHRDKVLAYVQAGVAAGARLVAGGGAPEEPALANGNYMAPAIFDGCNDEMSIVREEVFGPLLSLLTFTEEEEVVARANATPFGLAAGIFTRDLRRAHRVIARLQAGTCWINTYNLTPIEMPFGGYRQSGLGRENGRAAIEHYSQLKSVYVEMGDVDSPY
- the betA gene encoding choline dehydrogenase — encoded protein: MREQAYDYVIVGAGSAGCVLAARLSEDPAVSVLLLEAGGPDRGLMSWMIHMPAALAEPLKGKRYNWAYQSEPEPYMDGRQIYQPRGRVIGGSSSINGMAYVRGHARDYDRWAQKGLRGWDYSHVLPYFRKAETHEAGEDAYHGGDGPLRVTAGRLDHPLYNAWIEAGRQAGYPITEDMNGAQQEGLSRLDRTTWAGERWSAAKGYLQPATTRPNLSVIDRALVTKIGVEGGRATGVTYKRRGLERSVRAEREVILAGGAINSPQLLLLSGIGPADELRALGIEIVADRPGVGDNLQDHLEVYVQHACTKPVTLYPSLKPWNKLKIGMDWVFFRKGLGTTSHFEAGGFIRSRAGVEHPDLQYHFLPIAINYDGSSPAGGHGFQAHVGPVRPTSRGKLKLRSADPKAAPSILFNYMASEQDRREMREGIKLTREIFAQAAFDPLRGAELSPGPTVTSDADLDAFVRAEGESAYHPSCTCKMGPDSDPLAVVDGAGRVYGVEGLRVVDASIMPDIVSGNLNAPTVMLAEKIADDLRGRQALPPSEAAVWIHPQWESQQR
- the betI gene encoding transcriptional regulator BetI translates to MPKLGMERLRRRQLIEATIDTIHEVGFAAASLQAIAKRAGVSPGLVAHYFTDKNGLLEATLRALFEDLNRDLVARLTAARTPRARMEAVIDANLATNQFDPRLAKVWLAFWAQSLHVPALERIQRVYQRRMFANLFHAAKQLMRERPARDLAEGLAGLIDGLWLRATLAGGRPGSSSARRIVRDYLHTQLAREPVDA